The Sulfurimonas aquatica genomic sequence GTCTAGCACCACTGGCCATAATCCGACCAACCAAAAACATAATGCCAGCTTGTTTTTTAGCGCTTTCTCCGTAGCGTTTATCTAAGAGTTCATAAACCGTTATGGCATTGATCTCATAAAACTTTGGAACGAAATACTTTGCGATGAAGATTACGGCGAGAAGGGCTGAGAAGTAAAAACCGATGAAAGTAAAGTTGTTTGAGTAGGAAAACTCAGGGGCTCCTAAAAAAGTTGCCGCTGATTGAGATGTGGCAACTATGGAGAGTGCCACGGCAAACATTGGCATAGAGTTTGAACTTACGAAATAGTCTCTTGAAGAGCTGATTTTAACTCGTGAGAAGAGATAAGAACTCAGAGCTAAAACTAAAAAGTAGGCTAAAAATATAGCCCAATCTAAAGAGGTAAAACTGCTATTCATTTATACCGGCTCGAACTTCACTCATAAACCTCTCTCCAGGATCAACTTTCTCGGTTCTGTATCCAGCATCTTTTTCAAGCCAAAGAGGCGTATCTTCTAGATTTCTGTACTCATGATGCCCTATGAGTTTTCGTATGCTTGGATATTTTTGAGTGAGGTATTTCACAAGCTTGATATTTGCGTTTACTTGTGCTGGTGTGAGGTCGTCTTTCTCATTACCTTCTCCTCCAACATTTTCAACTCCTATGCTCGAGTAGTTAAGTCCGATGACATGACGAGCCATCCAGTTCTCAGGCATAAGTTGGTAGATACTCCCATCACGGTCTACTAAAAAGTGTGCCGAGACATTAAGTGCAGATGCCTTTGCTATGTCTGCTCTATCACTGTAGAGTAGTTCAGCGTTTAGTCTCTTAAATGACGCCTCAAAGTCCATCACGGCAGTCCAGTGAAGAACGATAGTGATGGGCTTAATCGTAATATCATTAATAATAAGCCCATAGTGCTCTTTAACGTACTCTTTTGTAAGAGTCTCGCGTTTATCGCTAAAGAGTATTGGTTTTTGTATGATGGAGTATTTCGTGTGAAGGTTTTCTATCCTTCTGTTTGCTTCTTTGATTCTCTCTAAAGAGATAACACCACTTTTTACTTGCTGATATACAGTTTCAATAATCTCTTTAACACTAACCCCTGCTAGTTGGTTTCCAAAAAGGAGTATATCAACGCCTGCGTTTATAGCTAAAGTTATAGCCTCTTTTGTAGAGTAATGTTTTGAGATAGCCTTCATTTGCATATCATCACTGATGACTACGCCACGGTATCCCATTTTGTCCCTGAGTATATCTGTGTTTACTCTGTATGAGAGAGTGGCAGGATACTTTTTGTCTAAAAACTCGTTAAAAACATGCGCTGTCATTATCATATCTACTTCATTTTCATCTATAAGCTTTTGATAAGGTTCTAGCTCTTTTGGGCTCCAAGTTCTGGAGATATTTACAAAGCCT encodes the following:
- a CDS encoding glycoside hydrolase family 3 N-terminal domain-containing protein — encoded protein: MRIFLLFLLLLTALNANEIDETTLKKMIGRMLVVGFNDSEIDENSQIVKDIQKYDLGGVILFDSFFNDRNRTKNIQSHEQLHRLTKKLNMLSNKPLLISVDQEGGKVARLKPKYGFKETPSAMSVSRMSEEDARHTYRVQSNMLKQNGINTNFAPVVDLAINPKNKVIVGLQRSYSKESSKVVKFAKIMLQEQRSHNVISVLKHFPGHGSSVGDSHQGFVNISRTWSPKELEPYQKLIDENEVDMIMTAHVFNEFLDKKYPATLSYRVNTDILRDKMGYRGVVISDDMQMKAISKHYSTKEAITLAINAGVDILLFGNQLAGVSVKEIIETVYQQVKSGVISLERIKEANRRIENLHTKYSIIQKPILFSDKRETLTKEYVKEHYGLIINDITIKPITIVLHWTAVMDFEASFKRLNAELLYSDRADIAKASALNVSAHFLVDRDGSIYQLMPENWMARHVIGLNYSSIGVENVGGEGNEKDDLTPAQVNANIKLVKYLTQKYPSIRKLIGHHEYRNLEDTPLWLEKDAGYRTEKVDPGERFMSEVRAGINE